One part of the Mariniflexile litorale genome encodes these proteins:
- a CDS encoding efflux RND transporter permease subunit — MTKQQKQVDKEFKLSSWAIHNKTTIYMTMAMILFLGISAYFKMPRESFPEIKETKIYISTPFFGNTAEDIEKLITDPLEDRLKTVSNAIEITSSSQEDYSMIIVEFDEDITVEQAKQEVKDEIDSETSGEDWPTFNGAKVEPNVFELSMSEEMPILNINISGDYPIEKLKEFGEYLQDEIENLTEIKKVDIRGAQEKEVEVAVDIYKMMASQVSFDDVIGAISQGNMTMSAGNFIASGQRRTIRIIGEIDNPNSLKNFVVKSEHNNPIYLKDIADVSFKEKDKTTYAREFGEPVVMLDVKKRAGKNMVEAAEKIELIKNNAIENVFPKNLKVTITNDQSSKTIGQVDDLVNNIIFGIILVVTVLMFFLGFKNALFVGFAIPMSMFMSLMILSLLGYTMNTMILFGLIMGLGMLVDNGIVVVENVYRLMDEEGMSRVDAAKKGISEIAFPIIISTATTVAAFIPLGLWPGVMGQFMVYFPITLSVVLGSSLFVAIFFNSVLVSQFMTVEDKDMPVKRIIYITATISIIGLIILIIGGDYKALGSLMIFTAIMLWVYRLILRKMANRFQNKTLVKLENIYEKSLKSALKGKRPYFISIGTFVLLIISFIVFGISLGTQRTKVEFFPDNKPNQIIVYIEYPEGTDIEKTNTITKEIEKKVYHVLNEDMYNKDGYNFMVESAVSQVGEGAGNPQTDGGSAAEMPHKGKITASMREYKFREGEDSELMRQKVQEALVGIYPGVLISVEKDANGPPAGAPINIELEGDDYSELINTAERMRDFINSRSIAGIDELKIDVNKDKPAMQVVVDREKAGELGISSSQVGQQLRNAIFGAKAGVYKEDGDDYDIYVRFNEENRYNSSAIFNQRITFRDMASGQIKEVPVSAVAKQSNTSGFSSIKHRDVRRVVTVYSALAPGYTDAGAVVKQVQHVMKEFNELPKNIKIDYTGQIEEQNKQMAFLMGAFFTGLFLIFLILIFQFNSFSKPAIIMLAIFLSLIGVFSGIVITGSAFVIMMTMMGIISLAGIVVNNGVVLLDYAQLLIDRKKYDRGLDEDEYLEKEDLFNSIVQAGKARLRPVLLTAITTILGLIPLAIGLNINFFTLFSEFNPHIYFGGDNVIFWGPLAWTVIYGLFVATFLTLIVVPVLFFLTMQLKMWIRSKTTSNEIIQEETI, encoded by the coding sequence ATGACGAAACAACAAAAACAAGTCGATAAAGAATTCAAACTATCATCGTGGGCGATACATAATAAAACCACCATTTACATGACGATGGCTATGATTCTCTTTTTAGGTATTTCAGCTTATTTTAAAATGCCTAGAGAAAGTTTTCCTGAAATTAAAGAAACTAAAATTTATATCAGCACGCCATTTTTTGGAAATACAGCTGAAGATATTGAAAAACTAATTACAGATCCGCTTGAAGACAGACTTAAAACTGTAAGCAATGCGATAGAAATAACTTCATCATCACAAGAGGATTACTCTATGATTATTGTGGAATTTGATGAAGATATTACCGTAGAACAAGCCAAACAAGAGGTAAAGGACGAAATAGATTCTGAAACTTCAGGTGAAGATTGGCCCACATTTAATGGTGCTAAAGTAGAACCGAATGTGTTTGAGTTGAGTATGTCTGAAGAAATGCCTATTCTTAACATTAATATTTCTGGCGATTACCCGATTGAAAAACTAAAAGAGTTTGGAGAATATCTTCAAGATGAAATAGAAAATTTAACCGAAATTAAAAAAGTAGATATTCGTGGTGCTCAAGAAAAAGAAGTTGAAGTAGCCGTAGATATTTATAAAATGATGGCATCTCAAGTGAGTTTTGACGATGTTATAGGTGCTATTAGCCAAGGAAATATGACCATGTCTGCTGGTAATTTTATAGCCAGTGGTCAGCGAAGAACCATTAGAATTATTGGAGAAATAGATAACCCCAATAGTTTGAAAAATTTTGTTGTAAAGTCGGAACATAATAACCCTATTTATTTAAAAGATATTGCTGATGTAAGTTTTAAAGAAAAAGATAAGACAACTTATGCTCGCGAGTTTGGTGAACCAGTTGTCATGCTTGATGTTAAAAAGCGTGCCGGTAAAAACATGGTGGAGGCTGCCGAAAAAATAGAACTTATTAAAAATAATGCGATTGAAAACGTATTCCCAAAAAACTTGAAAGTTACTATTACTAATGATCAATCTTCAAAAACTATTGGACAGGTTGATGACTTAGTAAACAACATTATTTTTGGTATCATTTTAGTTGTAACCGTTTTAATGTTCTTTTTAGGATTTAAAAATGCCTTGTTTGTTGGGTTTGCTATACCCATGTCTATGTTTATGTCCTTGATGATTTTAAGCTTATTAGGCTACACTATGAATACCATGATTCTTTTCGGACTCATCATGGGTCTCGGAATGTTAGTAGACAACGGTATTGTGGTGGTTGAAAATGTTTATAGGCTTATGGACGAAGAAGGTATGAGCAGAGTTGATGCCGCTAAAAAAGGGATTAGTGAAATTGCTTTCCCTATTATTATTTCAACAGCAACCACTGTAGCTGCCTTTATTCCTTTAGGTTTATGGCCAGGAGTTATGGGACAATTCATGGTGTATTTCCCAATAACATTATCCGTGGTTTTAGGCTCCTCTTTATTTGTTGCTATATTTTTCAACTCCGTATTAGTTTCGCAGTTTATGACGGTGGAAGACAAAGACATGCCTGTAAAACGCATTATTTATATAACGGCTACAATCTCTATTATAGGGCTCATTATTCTTATAATTGGTGGTGATTATAAAGCGTTAGGTTCTCTTATGATTTTCACGGCCATCATGCTGTGGGTATACCGTTTAATCCTTCGTAAAATGGCAAATCGTTTTCAAAATAAAACACTTGTTAAACTTGAAAACATTTATGAAAAATCATTAAAAAGTGCCTTAAAAGGAAAGAGACCTTATTTTATAAGTATTGGAACTTTTGTGCTGCTTATTATATCCTTTATAGTATTTGGAATTTCTTTGGGAACACAACGAACCAAAGTAGAATTCTTCCCAGACAATAAACCAAATCAAATTATAGTTTATATTGAATATCCTGAAGGAACCGATATTGAAAAAACCAATACCATTACTAAAGAAATAGAAAAGAAGGTTTATCATGTTTTAAATGAAGACATGTATAATAAAGACGGCTATAACTTTATGGTAGAAAGTGCCGTATCTCAAGTAGGTGAAGGAGCTGGAAACCCTCAAACCGATGGTGGTTCAGCCGCAGAAATGCCTCATAAAGGAAAAATCACTGCCTCTATGCGTGAGTATAAATTCAGAGAAGGAGAAGACAGTGAATTAATGCGTCAAAAGGTACAAGAGGCTTTAGTTGGGATCTATCCAGGGGTATTAATTTCGGTTGAAAAAGATGCTAACGGACCACCAGCAGGTGCGCCAATTAATATAGAATTAGAAGGTGATGATTATTCGGAGCTTATTAATACAGCCGAAAGAATGAGAGACTTTATCAACTCTAGAAGTATTGCAGGCATTGATGAATTAAAAATAGATGTTAATAAAGACAAACCAGCAATGCAAGTGGTTGTCGATAGAGAAAAAGCAGGCGAATTAGGCATTAGTTCTTCGCAAGTGGGGCAACAATTAAGAAATGCTATTTTTGGAGCCAAAGCGGGAGTATATAAAGAGGATGGCGACGATTATGATATTTATGTTCGTTTTAATGAAGAAAATAGATATAACTCTAGTGCTATTTTTAATCAAAGAATAACCTTTAGAGATATGGCTTCTGGACAAATTAAAGAAGTACCCGTATCTGCTGTGGCTAAACAGTCCAACACCTCTGGATTTAGTTCCATTAAACACAGAGATGTACGTCGAGTAGTTACTGTATATTCTGCCTTAGCACCAGGTTATACTGATGCAGGCGCAGTAGTTAAACAAGTTCAGCATGTCATGAAAGAGTTCAATGAATTACCTAAAAATATAAAAATAGATTATACAGGACAAATTGAGGAGCAAAATAAGCAAATGGCATTCTTAATGGGCGCTTTTTTTACTGGATTATTCTTAATATTTTTAATTCTTATTTTCCAATTTAATTCATTTTCAAAACCAGCAATTATCATGCTTGCTATATTTTTAAGCTTAATTGGGGTGTTTAGTGGTATTGTTATTACTGGTAGTGCGTTCGTAATTATGATGACCATGATGGGTATTATATCACTAGCAGGTATTGTGGTAAATAACGGAGTTGTTCTGTTGGATTATGCCCAACTTCTTATTGATAGAAAAAAATATGATAGAGGTTTAGATGAAGATGAATATCTAGAAAAAGAAGATTTATTTAACAGCATCGTACAAGCAGGTAAAGCACGTCTGCGTCCTGTATTACTAACAGCTATTACAACTATTTTAGGTTTAATACCATTAGCCATTGGTTTAAACATTAATTTCTTTACGCTATTTAGCGAGTTTAACCCTCACATTTATTTTGGTGGTGATAACGTTATTTTCTGGGGACCATTAGCTTGGACCGTTATTTACGGCTTATTTGTAGCAACGTTTTTAACTTTAATAGTAGTACCTGTATTATTCTTTTTAACTATGCAATTAAAAATGTGGATAAGAAGTAAAACAACCTCAAATGAAATAATTCAAGAAGAAACTATTTAG
- a CDS encoding TonB-dependent receptor: MKNFSLFKICLILGLFFPLAIAAQGVITGTIIEAGTNAPLPGANIIIKGTTNGAISDFDGKFSINVAAFPVTVVVSSVGFNSKEVIVTSSKSIKVLLQEGVSLDEVMLIGSRNPSRTSVDTAVPVDVIDMAELTTAGPQVSVTQILNYVAPSFSSNTQTVSDGTDHIDPAQLRGLGPDQVLVLVNGKRRHTSSLVNVNGTPGRGSVGTDLNAIPAASIKRIEVLRDGAAAQYGSDAIAGVINIVLKNNVNELTATVTTGANISKNANDHDGGIDGEKTQIDINYGIPLGDNGGFINLTGSLTSRNRTSRAKAFSGRIFNEYNAIEWQASNAGFNLSELRTNLGAIQTFAQSVPYFDNALKTQIANANSIEELSGYNVATGVQGAGILKGVGDFTDQELAVRGQTRNDYNMSVGQSGLDQGQFMGNLEIPFGDKENETKFYAFGGLSYRHGDASGFYRAPGTGSGRGNTLAYINGFLPDIESDIIDKSLGFGISGKINDWNVDLSHTWGKNTFAYIITNTTNFYLQASSPTEFEAGLNGFQQNTVNLDVSKFYDDIMSGLNVAFGAEYRVENFFIEAGEESSYERYDINGEIASGVAISATPALKVTDFYGDQPSEGAQVFKGFTPENVIDANRNSMALYVDVEGDISEEFLLSGAVRYEDFSDFGSTLNGKLAMRYKLSQNTNLRGAVSTGFRAPSLHQQFYSKSNTLFNDQGISQEVGTFTNNSRAAKLFGIPKLKEETSFNASLGFTSKIPSANLTLTVDGFYIAIDDRITYTGNFSNPNDGSALSDVFDNLDIGQAAFFANAIDTETKGVDVVIAHKANVGKGKLTNNLAATYSKTTKVGATKGSDILKNAGLLETYFDESSRVYLELAVPRVKANLSHNLDMGKWNFFLRNAFFGSVEDTGTLNDGSGNHPVIGSVVVTDLTIGYNFSDALRLTVGANNLLDVYPDELPGYLTSSNQFVYSRRVSQFGNNGRYVFGRLSFNLK; the protein is encoded by the coding sequence ATGAAAAATTTTTCACTATTTAAAATCTGCTTGATTTTAGGTTTGTTTTTTCCTTTGGCAATTGCCGCCCAAGGAGTCATTACAGGAACTATAATAGAAGCAGGAACCAATGCTCCTTTACCAGGAGCTAACATTATTATCAAGGGAACTACTAATGGTGCTATTTCTGATTTTGATGGAAAATTTAGTATCAATGTAGCTGCATTTCCAGTAACGGTTGTCGTATCGTCGGTGGGATTTAATTCTAAAGAAGTTATAGTAACTTCATCTAAAAGTATTAAAGTCTTGCTTCAAGAAGGTGTTTCTTTGGATGAAGTTATGCTAATTGGGTCAAGAAACCCAAGTAGAACATCGGTTGATACAGCTGTGCCTGTGGACGTTATTGATATGGCCGAATTAACGACTGCTGGTCCTCAAGTATCTGTGACGCAAATATTAAATTATGTGGCGCCATCATTTTCATCGAATACTCAAACGGTATCAGATGGAACAGATCATATAGATCCTGCACAATTAAGAGGTTTGGGCCCCGATCAAGTATTGGTGCTGGTAAATGGTAAAAGAAGGCATACATCTTCTTTGGTAAATGTTAATGGAACTCCAGGGCGTGGATCAGTAGGCACCGATTTAAATGCGATTCCAGCTGCATCTATAAAAAGAATTGAGGTGTTACGAGATGGTGCTGCAGCACAATATGGATCTGATGCCATTGCTGGTGTTATTAATATTGTATTAAAAAATAATGTTAATGAATTAACAGCCACAGTAACAACAGGTGCTAATATCTCGAAAAATGCTAACGACCATGATGGGGGTATAGATGGAGAAAAAACTCAAATCGACATAAATTATGGCATTCCTTTAGGCGATAATGGAGGCTTTATAAACTTAACAGGATCTTTAACATCGCGTAACCGTACGTCTAGAGCCAAAGCTTTTAGTGGTCGAATTTTTAATGAATACAACGCCATAGAGTGGCAGGCTAGTAATGCTGGTTTCAATTTATCCGAATTAAGAACTAACCTAGGTGCTATTCAAACTTTTGCTCAATCAGTCCCTTATTTTGATAACGCCTTAAAAACACAAATAGCGAATGCGAATAGTATAGAAGAATTATCGGGATATAATGTAGCAACAGGAGTGCAAGGAGCAGGGATATTAAAAGGAGTAGGAGATTTTACTGATCAAGAACTAGCTGTTAGAGGTCAAACCCGTAATGATTATAATATGAGTGTTGGTCAATCTGGTTTAGATCAAGGGCAGTTTATGGGGAATCTTGAGATTCCATTTGGTGATAAAGAAAATGAAACTAAGTTTTATGCTTTTGGAGGATTGTCCTATAGACATGGTGATGCTTCTGGGTTTTATAGAGCACCTGGAACTGGTTCAGGTAGAGGAAATACATTAGCTTACATTAATGGTTTTTTACCAGATATAGAGTCGGATATTATCGATAAATCTTTAGGATTTGGGATTAGCGGAAAAATTAATGATTGGAATGTCGATTTATCTCATACGTGGGGAAAAAACACTTTTGCTTATATTATTACTAATACCACTAACTTCTACTTGCAGGCATCTTCACCTACTGAATTTGAAGCAGGTTTAAATGGATTTCAACAAAATACAGTTAATCTAGATGTATCTAAATTTTATGACGATATTATGTCTGGATTAAATGTAGCTTTTGGAGCCGAATATAGAGTTGAAAACTTTTTTATTGAAGCTGGTGAAGAATCATCTTACGAAAGATATGATATTAATGGAGAAATCGCATCAGGAGTAGCAATAAGTGCTACTCCTGCTTTGAAAGTTACTGATTTTTATGGTGATCAACCTTCTGAAGGGGCGCAAGTTTTTAAAGGTTTCACCCCAGAAAATGTGATTGATGCGAATAGAAACAGTATGGCGTTGTATGTAGATGTTGAAGGTGATATTTCTGAAGAATTTTTGTTGAGTGGTGCTGTTCGTTATGAAGATTTTAGCGATTTCGGAAGCACTTTAAATGGTAAGTTAGCCATGCGTTATAAATTAAGCCAAAATACAAATTTAAGAGGTGCGGTAAGCACTGGGTTTAGAGCACCTTCTTTACATCAACAGTTTTATAGTAAATCAAACACGCTATTTAACGATCAAGGTATTTCTCAAGAAGTTGGTACATTTACTAATAATTCTAGAGCCGCCAAATTGTTTGGTATTCCCAAACTAAAAGAGGAGACTTCTTTTAATGCCAGTTTAGGGTTTACGTCTAAAATACCTAGTGCTAATTTAACACTTACTGTGGATGGATTTTATATTGCGATAGACGATAGAATTACTTATACTGGAAACTTTTCTAACCCTAATGATGGGAGTGCCTTAAGTGATGTTTTTGATAATCTAGATATTGGTCAAGCTGCATTTTTTGCAAATGCCATAGATACAGAAACAAAAGGAGTAGATGTTGTTATAGCACATAAAGCGAATGTAGGTAAAGGTAAATTAACAAATAATTTAGCTGCCACTTATTCTAAAACCACTAAAGTAGGAGCCACTAAGGGTAGTGATATACTAAAGAATGCTGGTTTATTAGAAACGTATTTTGACGAGAGTTCTAGAGTATATTTAGAATTAGCCGTACCAAGAGTGAAAGCCAATTTAAGTCATAACTTAGACATGGGTAAATGGAATTTCTTTTTAAGAAATGCATTTTTTGGAAGTGTTGAAGATACAGGAACTTTAAATGATGGATCTGGTAATCATCCAGTTATTGGGTCTGTTGTTGTAACAGACTTGACCATAGGATATAACTTTAGCGATGCCTTAAGATTAACGGTTGGAGCTAATAACTTACTAGATGTGTATCCAGATGAATTACCTGGTTATTTAACTTCAAGTAATCAATTTGTATATTCAAGACGGGTATCTCAATTTGGGAACAACGGACGTTATGTATTTGGTAGATTAAGTTTTAATTTGAAATAG